The stretch of DNA TGAGATAGATAAAATATGAGCTctaaagaagaaaataaaaattacttttgaaaCAGTtagcttattttttttagcaatcttaattttttaaaataagttttaccTTTGTTAATATTAGAAAACCAAAGGATCCATTGCGTTTGCTATGCTTATGATATCATcacagttaaaaaataatttcgtttaaattaaagtttttgtttataaaaaattttaagttcagAATGTGGAAAGATACCTTGAAATAGTGGTAGTTAAAAGTTGGGGTTTTGCCTTGCATTGGTTGGTCTGAAACGCTGATTTTCAGCCTATTTGCGAACGGGTTTTAGTTTTGGGCCCTATGAgtgttgtgttgttttttttctggtccGGGTCTTTGGCCCGCTTCATTTGGCAAGCGAGTGTAAAAGCCGAAAAATGAGTCATGGCAAAGTTGGCTGCCATTTCAGGGCTAAAGGAGTTTTGTAGTCttggtttgttgttgctgctgttgcttgcTGGTGCATTGACATTTAAATGTTTGCGGCCGAAAAGGGGGAGGCGGCAGAGGAAGCGGCGACTGGAGAGCTGTGGCATAAATTAAAGTTCAAACAAACACGAAGAAGAGGAGGAAAATCGAGGCTGCCCCACCCGCACAATCTGcgcatctctctctctctgtctctctttttTGGAGGCTCTCTCTCCGCCTCTCTCTTCCTCTTCTACTCCTTCCCATTTGGcaggtttttgtttgttttgcggCGAAAGAAgccaagaagaagcagcagcagcgcattTGCAGCCAAAACAAGaagaataacaacaacaaatgcagCCGAGAGAGGGGAGCTAAAGAAGTAATTAAAGCAAAGTCGATGGGGAACAGCTGCccctcttcttcttcctcttcGTCGTCCAGCCCCCCCACAAGCATAGGAAAAGTCATAAAATCAGAGGCTTTTCCAAGAGGGGTTTAGGTCCACCACCAAAAGTTGttgttataaatataattttaaaacaaaagctACTAATAAACATTGTTATTTAAACAAGTCCCAACTTAAGTAAAAGCTACCCCCTAAAACTTTACTCCACGGCAGCCCctgcaaaaaaatgaaaacaggTTTTTGGtgcaggcaaacaaaaaatgaagaagCAGCCTGGGTAGCGACAGCTGTTTTTAAAGGGCCCACTTAATTTGCGCAAATCTAAGCGAATTTGAATGTTGGCGAAACTATCTAAAAACTgccctcgcacacacacacacgcaaatatgggaaaaaggaGAGGTGCGCAAAAAAGGGCGTGTTTGTATAGGAAGAAGAAGCAGTAGCAGCAGAAAAAGGGAGCAGGAGGAAattggcaaacaaaaaggGGGGTTTTCCAAAGATAAAACAGCAGCccaaaataatggaaaagcGATTAAAATGGGGGAAAACCATGAAATGCATTTCctggattaaaaataaattcttgctgaaaaacagcgaaaaagaaacacaacaaaaacttACCACAACATTTTGGTCGATTCCGTTTCCACAGCGAAAATACGTTGGTATTGGTGTGCGGCGTCTGCTCTGCTACTTCTTCTTCAGCTTCCAACGGAGAGAGCGAGAGTGAGCGAATTGCAATTTTCACCTCTCTGGCGGTTTAGAAAATAATCGtgatttagatttttaattaaaatgctcgACTTCTTTTGGGTTTTAATTTGCAGCccgggcacacacacacgcacaccgaAACAAACACAGTTaaagagtgagtgagtgagcgatacagcgagagagagagagggcggGCGggggagagagagaaagaagcGAAAAACTCCTTTTCAAGGAGTAGACACCAATTTTTCTCGGCTCTCTCTCGACGCGAAATAGAGTTTTTGCCTTAGCAGTGGcttaatatttgttaataatagtacacccacacacacatacacgcaCTTTTGGCGAGCCGAGGATGTTCTCTTCCTTTAGCTCCTTTTTCCCAAGTAACTCGGCGAGCTTTTGTCGTGTTTTCGAGCTCTATTATTGGCGATTACTATCTAAACAATCACTCACAGCTAATCGCTGGTGTTTGGCGGTGTCATTTTCCGCGACAGCACcaaacaaatcaaatgaaaGGCGGCGTTTTTCCCCGGAAAAAACAGTCGTCCGCTTTGGGTTCCGTTTCGATTCGTTTTTCGCGACAGTGTTACCAGATGGTAATGCATTGGAAACGTCCTCCCTCTGAATCTTAAATGTCCTAAAAAATCCAACATTCCCCTTACATTTATCGTTACCAGATAAGAAGTGGAGAAACATCGATAACTAGAAACATCGAACTCGTCGTCTATTGTGGAACAGTGGAATGTGAAACTGGCgccttttctaattttttgaatttctcGCTATTTGGGGGCtttacattataaatttataaaaagctTTTTTTACTGAATGGATCGTATGATAAATATTCGTCACAAAAATTGATATCAGTATGTTGCAGATGCGATCGTCACTATTGTTTCATTATAGGGAATATACAAAGTGATTTGTAcaatcattaaaaatcaagATAAGTTTATTCTAGAATTTTATTCATATCTTAAAACTATGTACGTTCTACAGTTGTGATACACCAATCAATTTTTGTTATAACTTTAGTTCGGGTTGCCAAAGCTAGCTTTCCTCAAAATGTAATTTCAGGACTTTAAACGGGGttcttttaataattaagatatataaattataaaacaaacaaaagttcGCTCCCGTTTGTGCAAATGAAACTCAAAACTTTGTCCGTAtctctcgactgctttaatttgcTTGCACAGGGCGGAAATTTTGGAACGTGTCAGTGATGgcggtaaaaaattaaattagaataATAGTCTTATACGTAAACTAATGTCCCGATGATAGCGTCTAGTAGACGGAATTGCGGTAGTTTTCCACAAACGTTTGGATCAGTCCCGGCAATTCCGGTGCTCGGCAGAGGTATTTGTGTCCGTACTTTAGGCTGGCCTTGAAGCGATGGAACTCCACGGGTCCCCAGGCACGACTTCTGCCGTCCAGGGCAATCCTGTACAGCCGGTAGCCCAGGTGGAACGGCACCACCACGTCGTCCTCGGCATGGATGATCATTATGGGCTGGTGGAACTCCTGGACATGGACATCCGACTCGAACCGCAGCATATTGCTGTACATGGGCCTCGAGATGGTGAAATCGAACCAGGGCAGGTTCTTGAAGAGCTTGGCGAACGGATGCATGCGTATCTCGTCCCGGATGTTGGTGAACGGGCTCTCGAGGATCACTCCCCTGGGAGCCCGTTCCCTCAAACTGGCCAGCTTAGCACACAGATGCGTGGCTACTCCGGTGCCCAGGGAGTGACCCCAGACCACGATTGGATTCGAGGTGGTGTTGGCTATATACTCAAACACCATCATCGCGTCGCGCACAACGCCTTCCTCCGTCGGAGGCACAGGATCCGAGTCCGCATAGCCCCTGTAGTCGAAGGAGAACACATGGTAGTTGAGCTTCCGCAGCAGCTTGTACACCTCCGATCGGTGGCCACTGCCTCGACTGGCTGTGTTTCCATGGAGATAGAGGACCACAGTGCCACCTGGCATTCGCAGCAATCGCTCGTAGAAGAGCTGCTCGTTTTCCGGCAGCACTTGGGGAAATTCAGAGCGTATCACTGGCGCCAGTTCCTTTAGCTCCTGTTCGTTGCCAGGTGAGTGCTCCAACTGCTGGTCCAGATCGTGAGCCACTTCCTCCTCCACGCGGAGTTCGCGCTTAAAGCGACGCACTGCATTGCTGGGCAGGACATGCCACACTCCAACGCGCACTCCATCCTCGTCCTGATCGTGATCCTTGACGGTGATGTAAAAGTTCCGTGTGGCATACAGTCCAACGCTCTCTGGCTTCGTGAGATCCAGTCCTTTGGGGTACTTAACTGGAAGAAAGGAGAGGCATTCGATTAAATTGAGAATTATTAAGCCGTGAAGAATTTTccaatgtatttaattatttgactgTGACTAAGAATTaatgctaaagaattcgcggtttatTTTGTGTTCCCTTTTAGACATTACATAATTAATCACAtgatatttgaaatttttatttgtaataattctttaattttatgagTATACGAATTACGCTGttattttttcccccttttggaAATCACATTATTAATCATATGATTTTTTATCAAATCTATAGAAGACTTACAGAATGTGGGATAAATACATTgaatcattatacccttgcagagggtattatgatttcagtcagaagtttgcaacgcagtgaaggaggcgtttccgaccccataaagtatatatattcttgatcagcatcactagacgagtcgatctagccatgtccgtctgtccgtctgtccgtctgtccgtctgtccgtctgtccgtctgtccatctgtccgtctgtccgtctgtccgtctgtccgtctgtctgtttctacgcaaactagtctctcagtttttgagctatcgggatgaaactttcccaaaagtcttctttctattgcaggtagtatatatgtcggagccgaccggatcggacaactatatcttatagctcccataggaacaatcggaaaaaaaaactttaaaaaattctagcttcggtgttttttgaaatattaccttctacttttggggatgttattttttaaatatttctgaatttcgaattaataatttaaaaaatcggactactatatcatatagctgccataggaacgatcggaaaattaatggaaaagaaataggaaataaattctagcttctttggtttttattgtattatcttctactctaggatatgactctttttaaatatttccgaatttcaattttaatttaatcaaaatcggacgactatatcatatagctgccataggaatgatcggaaaattaatggaaaagtaataggaaataaattctagcttctttggtttttattgtattgtcttctactctaggatatgactctttttaaatatttccgaatttcaattttaatttaatcaaaatcggacgactatatcatatagctgccataggaacgatcggaaaattaatgagaaatattagaaaattgaacatttttgcgatttgttaattaataggaatgatctgcaagggtatataagcttcggctggccgaagctagcttcctttcttgttttattctaaagaattcgcggactatttttttccccttttagACACCTTATAATTAATCATATGATATTTGAGATTTTGGTTTGTACTTTAATTATATGATATTTAGGAACAGTTTCTGAATTATTacattgaataattttatgcttaagaattcgcggtcaaTTTTTGTTCCTTTCTGGACACCTTATAATTAATCTTAAgatcttttaaaatacttacTGAATGTGAGGAACAGAATGCCGCGTTGAAATGTCACGGAGTACCGAAATATCAGAGGCAGGGCCACGAAGATCAGGAAGAAGATCAGCAGACATGCTTGCAGAGATCGCAGACCCACTCTGCGAAAAATGTGAATTGATGAGAGGTACAGGGCGACTAGGTGGCTTAGGGGGTGGGAATAACAATAGCTTTAACACTGAGTGACAACACAATATGAAAGATGAGCAAGCTGGTGCGAGTGTGGGCGGGATGGATCAGGGATCAGATATAATTATGTACATTTAGGTGGCAAGCAAAGCGGATATATACGGAAAAGCGGAAACGGAACAGAGCCGGCGATATCCGCGTAAAGAATGTCGATGTCACGATGTTTAGATCAAAAATCAGAAGAATGGGTTCGGGTTATGTCGTCGTTATACAGGCGCACAACATCGAATCGAGCGTGGATACTTACAGACCAGTTAGCCAACTAAGTAGGATCGTTCCGGGAATGAGTGTGGCAAAGAAAACGGACCGTAGGCAATTATGAAGCTCGTACATTGCGATTGTTCTACTTCCGTTCTGCTTATTCTGCTTAAAATATAGTTAGCGATAATATCGATCTATCGGGAAAAGCGACTTAGCACTGAATGTTACTGATTTTGtgcgttttgttttgtgtggaGCTTTCCCGGGCGAAAAGAGAGATAAACAAATTACTTGGTTATTACTTGGTTAAATCAGatagttgttttgttttttttattgcagggGGATTCATTACACTGAACGCATGCAACACCGTACCGGACCCAAGAACTGTTCCTCCGGAGAGCGACCTTTGCACCAGAGGGGTTAAGCGCTGACAAAGTTTTCGATTTGGGTGAGTGGTTAGGTGATCGGGTGACTACACATGAATTATGAATAAGCGAAGGGCGAGTACTAGGGTGGCTCATCTTTAATGCATGCAAAGAGCCATCCCTGGATGATATTTTTCCTATAATTCCTAACATTCTCtatataaattctttttataaatatactaAGTAATTAACTCAACTTATAACACAAAAATATAGACTCAATAAATCtgttaaatctaaaattttcacttttgatTCGTTATTACTTCACTATAATTTTTATTCCAAGAGTTCACGAGTCCGCAGAAACTATTGATTATGAATAACTTTCGTTGAATCACTATCTCGAAAAATTGGGCACCACATTGCAACATGGGTATTAACGTATTAACGTAAAAATAATGATaggaatataaatatttcgactttaacaaatatatttgtgGCACCTTTACACTTTACAATGGTTTATAATTCTCCAAAGATTACTTTCGCCGCTTCCGAATCACTTTCAATAAAATCGAGCCACCCTTACCTGTCAATGAACACTACTAAAATGATAATGGCGGTATAATGATATCTGATATGAGTGCTACTCGAGCGTGACTAATACTTGGAGGCCCGTAACTTTTCTGGGGGAGTTCGGAAGCAAAAACTACGGAAGCGGATTCGTCGGGTGGTCGGTTAATCGGGATCggggaaaaacaaatatatatatgggggATCACAACACACAATTACACAAGCCAACACACCTCTTGAGTTGTCGCCGGCGCGTGAAGAGCATAACTGCAAAGAGTAAATAATTAAGAAAGAGCATTAGTAAGTCGATCATATCGAGGAGACAGTTTAAAAGAACCGCCAAACAGTGCAAGTTATGATCGGTTATCGGCGATCGCCTATCGAGCGGGGAGATTCGCTTCcggtttacaaattttaatcataatttctttGTTTCAACTTTAAATGCTGGATAAGCGCGTTGAGCTCTGAGCAAAGTTTCTCCCCAAACTGATAGCTCGCAAAGTCAGCGATTTTTTTTCACGAACAAGTGCAATAATGCATTACACTTGTGGCCAATTAACGACTAAATTGGCAATTACTCTTACTTGAAAGGAGAGCTTCTGGTCGTCAGCCGAATAAAAGCGTGCGAAATGCGATGGAAAAAGCCTCTCTACGCCATTAGCATGATGACctaaaattaatagaaaatatgAAAGCTGATTAAAATTCAGTTAAgtaggtgggcgtggccgggggGCGCTAAGTGTGTCCATTGTGGGTTTCcgtgaaaaatatgaatgaataaaagaaaagtaaaTTATGTGAAAAACTACATATGACACCTTTTTAACCCCTCTCACTCCGCCTAATCTCATTAACCCATTAGGGCTCACCCACAATCCCCCTTTTTTTAGGTGGCGTatccattttttatataatttctttgAAGGTTGTTTTAGGGGAAAAACACCAATTTCCTAATCAAGCTTACCACTCACGCGCCAGCAACTTTTCCTCTTTTCGAAGCGGAAAAGCTTGGGAAACGTTAATTTCGCTCTGTTTCGGAGCAATTAATGcgatttggaatattttctgcCGAACAGCTGTCAATGTTGTTATTGACTATCGATGGCAGGTAGAGATGGCCAAAGTGATGGCTCGAACTATCGCACCGTTTATGCGCGAATGATTTGCAACTTGGAATAAAAACAGccttttttaattgcattttgtgaaatttaaaattttcaacagtaGTTcgagttttataaatattttaaatttactttaaatgtttgtttatttgatttcggatttttaattattttaaatacattcatTTTTCAACCTAAGagcatacttttaaaattaaaatatgcctcatttataaatttatactttaaaacaaaaatttgaactTCCATAAAGTATCGTTATTTTCGCCCAACAATATATCGCTTGCCGGCGTTTCACGTTTACCACCTCTAATCGCCTATCGATGGCCCGCTCGCAGTGTGACCAGACTTCCGCCCCTTagagtttgtttttttttccacgGAGCCcagaaacaaaagaaattgcCATTTAGCCGCAGAGCAGACGGCGCAGATCCAGAACCAGGATGAGGAGCGTCGAGGAGATCAAGGCGGAGTACCCGCTGCACTGGCACATCTGGCACAACGAACTGGAGGAGCTGCAGGCGGCCATCGAGCAGGTGAAAAGGGGGTTGGGAGTGGGGTGTGGCCCCCTGGGACAGGTGCTAATTGAATTAGCAGGGCACGGGGAAATGGCACTGCGATAAAAACCACTGATTCCGTCACCTTGCAGAACGATAAGGAGAAAATCGATCCCCGCGGACGCACGCCCCTGATGCTGGCCGTGCGATTGGTCAATTTGGCGTGCGTTAAATGCCTCCTGGCGGCCAAATGCAGTGCCACCTACGAGCACGAAGGATGGTCTAGTGAGTACAGCTAAAGAAGCACTGGAAAGAACCCCCACTAATCCTTCTCTTCAGTTGTCCAGGAGGCCGTTTGCACCGGCGACGTGGACATCCTGACGGCCATCATCGAGGTCCGAGATCTCCAACGCCATGTTCAGCGGGTGACGCATGTGCCCAAGCTGCTGCAGCACCTCCTGGATGCCCCCGACTTCTACATCGAGATGAAGTGGGAGTTCACCTCGTGGGTGCCCCTGATGTCGCGGCTCTGCCCCAGCGACACCTACAAGGTCTTCAAGCGGGGAGCCAACGTCCGGATAGATACCACTCTGCTGGGCTTCGACAACAACACCTGGCAACGGGGCAACCGCTCCTACATCTTTAAGGGAGCCAGTAAGTGGGGATCAAATATATAGCGAATATATGTAGGGATACGTACAATTTTTCAGTTACAATTTCCAGTAAGATATTTCTAGGGCATATTTGGTAGTTTCAGTAAgtggatacattttttttaataattatggaaatatttcattaatttatatttatttttgcattcattttcataaaaatatcatttttttttgtaatctattacttaacaagttt from Drosophila takahashii strain IR98-3 E-12201 chromosome 2R, DtakHiC1v2, whole genome shotgun sequence encodes:
- the LOC108069063 gene encoding lysophosphatidylserine lipase ABHD12 isoform X2 codes for the protein MLFTRRRQLKRVGLRSLQACLLIFFLIFVALPLIFRYSVTFQRGILFLTFIKYPKGLDLTKPESVGLYATRNFYITVKDHDQDEDGVRVGVWHVLPSNAVRRFKRELRVEEEVAHDLDQQLEHSPGNEQELKELAPVIRSEFPQVLPENEQLFYERLLRMPGGTVVLYLHGNTASRGSGHRSEVYKLLRKLNYHVFSFDYRGYADSDPVPPTEEGVVRDAMMVFEYIANTTSNPIVVWGHSLGTGVATHLCAKLASLRERAPRGVILESPFTNIRDEIRMHPFAKLFKNLPWFDFTISRPMYSNMLRFESDVHVQEFHQPIMIIHAEDDVVVPFHLGYRLYRIALDGRSRAWGPVEFHRFKASLKYGHKYLCRAPELPGLIQTFVENYRNSVY
- the LOC108069063 gene encoding lysophosphatidylserine lipase ABHD12 isoform X1, which codes for MYELHNCLRSVFFATLIPGTILLSWLTGLVGLRSLQACLLIFFLIFVALPLIFRYSVTFQRGILFLTFIKYPKGLDLTKPESVGLYATRNFYITVKDHDQDEDGVRVGVWHVLPSNAVRRFKRELRVEEEVAHDLDQQLEHSPGNEQELKELAPVIRSEFPQVLPENEQLFYERLLRMPGGTVVLYLHGNTASRGSGHRSEVYKLLRKLNYHVFSFDYRGYADSDPVPPTEEGVVRDAMMVFEYIANTTSNPIVVWGHSLGTGVATHLCAKLASLRERAPRGVILESPFTNIRDEIRMHPFAKLFKNLPWFDFTISRPMYSNMLRFESDVHVQEFHQPIMIIHAEDDVVVPFHLGYRLYRIALDGRSRAWGPVEFHRFKASLKYGHKYLCRAPELPGLIQTFVENYRNSVY